The genome window gattgggctaatgttaaaatacttgttgatttttaaaaaaaatctcatattgctacaaatgaattttctgggcaatattgtcctactatttctaactgtttagtttatattgcagaacttgcaaatttgtttgcttaTTTTTCTAAGGGTgaggaaatttatcaacttgctattgattttatgagaaaaaaatttaaaaaatatgttttccttattccccctatttatggtgttgctgctttattaaatccttgtatgaaattaggaggttctcaattttggtatgaaactgtttataatggtttagcacttgaataTAATAAGTTCCCTAAACTTTCGGAAGCAATAACCTCAATTggaataaatgttcaaactacttataatgcttatcaagttgtattaaatcatgctagaccaaatgttccaactccttcttctttctTATTCTCAATTTTTTAAAAGAATTGTGGGAGTAAGAGGACTTAGTGCTTGGACGAGGTTTAGGATTTTTTTGATTCTAGTAGtaatgatttttcacaactaaatgggcttgaagtttatttgtcgcagcaacttgaggaagtgaatcccgacgacaCCTTTAATATTTTGCAATGGTGGAAGGataaagaaaaacactttccgattctttcaagaaTGGCCCGAGAcgttttaactattcaagcttcaatagTGGCATAGAGCGCTTTCaatcaagcaagacttcaaatcGGTGATTATAtggcgtctatgagggagagcttggaaaaatcagtacttttcagagattggatccgttcgaaaagaagaaattttggacttgctgaatcacaaccagaggaagacaaagcttacgaagaaatgctagctgaacgtGCTGAGGATGCTGCTTTGCCCGACAATGGAAGCGGCTATGAACAAGCTACTTTTCTGCCACCACCAACAAAACTTTCTCtgaaccttgaaggatttatgaagtttgtaagagataacatataacttgtatgaacaaaatttaatatgtattatgtaacttgtattttggcacatcttgattagttcctttttcttctcaatggcgatattagcaccttgttgtgctcattccatagggagGAGGAAGACTAAgcaagatattgccatattttttattgctataataaaattacaaggcattgctttgaatatcttttgatagtatttttatctttaaatttgaattaaaatattatgtcacaattctataataaatttacaaggcattgccttagatattttttttaaatatttttttgtatctaatttctatttaatttttaaaaaaaaatcaatgctTAACCGTTGGGCCCATTTAGCCCATTGGGACTGCGggcctggcccgtttagcccgttGGGACTGCGGGCCTGGTCCGGTCCCAGGCCGATTCCTATAAAAAGGCCGTTTAGCCCGAGACTGTTTAGCCAATTTATTtaaggaccgggaccggcccgaGACCGTGACCCATGAGACAgacccggcccacttgccacccctacAAGCACCTCCATAAAAGTCTTGTAACAGCTTCAAAAGCCTAGCATCAACTTCTTTTGTTCTATAAATAAGGagccacaaataatttattttgtacatcagtttgaagttgaataatatatcagtctcTCTCTTTATATTTGTCtctgatttatttatttttaatctttattttataacatgttatcaACATGAGATTTTGACATCTTTCTAAGCTTAAATTTGTGATCATTGATATGTCGAGAAAAGGTTACTTGttttgggtgcttgatgctgaaatttaTCTTGATGCGATAGATTTGGCAGACACCATCGAAGATAAAATCCATataaggaaggaacaaaagcatgaagtggTGCAAGCAAAAAATACAGATAATGCATGATATAGATATGGAGGAAAATGGCACtagtcacgtacatgtcgtacgctaAAGCACATGATTGAGCTTTATCAAACCCCCCTAAACAAGACAGAAAAGAAtgctaaaataaattttatttctggAGATAATGTTGACTTCATGCATTTGAATGTAGCTCACTTCTTTGCGCTCCTAGAAGAAAATATAGGTCACCTGACCAGTGATGAATCGGTGAGAACTAAAATACTTTGATTTTTTGTTACTTGTTCTAGTTTGTACTGTTCTATCGTCTTGTAAATAAACTGCAAGCCATATTTTGGTAATGATATTTACTATAATATTTACTTTGTCTATATCGTTTTATTTTGAAGAACATATGAATATCTCTCAAGTTTTATTTAGATCAAAGATTAATCATAGAGACATATGCATGACTGATAGTGGAACAATTCATATCATATTCAAAAAtcagaaatatttttcttatttgcatatgAAAAAATACAGCTCAATACTTTGGTATTCCAATATATCAATTATAGATACCAAATACCGTACAAAACTTTTGTAAATGAAACAGTGGTGAATTCTAATTCATTAGAACCACATAAGAATATAAAATACAACCAATTCTTTTAAAACCGTCTCTGTCCAACACTCCAACGTGACAAGCAGTGGCACTGATGACTAATATCTGAAAAACTTCACGTGCAAAACAGATGGATCAAAAACATGTTGATTTCTTGCTCTTCCACTCGTCTCCACATGTGTAACAAAACTCATGACCTATCTGGTAAAATATTTGAAGTACTCACGGTCAAAAACTTAGCTCTTACAACATGAATAATCCTAAGTCAGCTACCTCTAAGAATAGATATAAAGTACTGCACAAATTTTACATGATAAGGATTGGAAGTGAACCATAATACTTAACATAAACTTAAACCTAGGTTGGGGCATTGGGCTTAGTCTTACTGGGATACTGGCAAGGAGTAACAACGTTGAAATACATTGGTTGGGAATTGATAACTTGGGATGGGCACTGAAGGAAGGTTTATTTAAATAATTCAGTATTTCGGAATTGCGGTATCCCCAAATATTGAAACCTCAATACCGAGGGCCATACCGAAAtaccaaataataaaaaattatatactGAAGTAGTACTGAAATACCAAATAAATCGATAgcgaaataccaaattaattctGTCCAGTTCAAAAttggatttttcggattttaCGATCACCCTTATTAATTTCTGATAATATAAGCTTGATTAAAGGCTCTAGAAGAGCTACAATATTTCTacctaagggaacaaaacttatcaTGGAAGATGCATTATTCTCTTCCAAGTCCTGAAGAaccttgttgagttttaaagatattcGCCGAATATAGGTATCATGTTGTGACAATAGATTAAATGAATGTTGCAAATaactttgtattacaaagaatgtcTTTGGCTAGAAGTATATTGTAGagaagttaccaactttatcttctagcTTATACTGTACAAAGattaatataattaaaatatactctagtgtaaatcagaagtttactaattcaaatacttttgtgttTTGGCATGGCCGATTGGGAGCATTTTGGATCAATAATAATGAGACAAATCGTTAAAAATTCAAACAAGCATCTATTAAAGAACttaagattcttacaaatgataaaTTTACTTGTAACTCTTGTTATCAAGAAAAAATGATCACTAGCTAGACCATTACCATTAAAGGTTGGCTTTGAATTTTCTGCTTTTTTAGAGCGTATACATGAGAATATATGTGAACATGTTTACCTACCCAACGGGTTATTTAGATTTTTATGAttctaatagatgcatcttcttgatggtctcatgtgtgcctactatcatcttaCAACCTGGCGCTTGCGAAACTATTGGCACAAaaaattcgattaagggcacaattccttGATTTTCATATAAAGGATATTCACCTTGATAATGCTGAAAAATTCTCATATCAAGCTTTTGATGACTATTGTTTATTAgctgggataaaagttgaacatattgtagctcatgttcatactcaaaatgaccttgTAGAGTCATTTGTTAAAtgtctgcaattgatagcaagattATTACGTATGAAAACAAAGTTGCCCACAACTCTTTGGGgtcatgctatcttgcatgcaacatcatttcttcgtctcagaccgacatattataataaatactctcgtcacaattagtttttagtTATGaacaaaatattttcatttatgAATTTTTTGATGTGATGTATATGTGCTAGTAGCACCACCATAGCGCATTAAGATGTGGCCGCAAAGAAGGTtatgaatatatattgggtttaaattaccctctattattcgctaccTTGAATTATTGATGGAAAATTTATTCattgctcgatttgcagattgtgtGAAAAGTTTACAAATAGCTCATGCAGGTAGCTTACAAGCAACTCCAGAATAGCCTTGCAGCAGCTTCCTTAAAAGCCTCGCATCAACTTCCGTTCTTCTAAATAAGGAGCCAAAGCAGTCTATTTTGTAcatcaatttgaagttgaataatatatcagtctctctatacttgtctatGGTTTATTTActtttagtctttattttataacaaaaacaattttcttttttctttttttagctTTTATTTGATTATGGTTTTGAAAACTTGTTTTCAAGCACGTTTTTTGTAATTGTTAAAGTGTGGAAACAATTGTATTTGAAATGGAATCGCATTTATTCTAGAAAACTATTATAGTTGTTTTTAGGGAAACAATGCATTTGTGATGCTAGAATTTGTTAGTTAGTTCAAACAACCTTCCTCATGCAAGAACTTTTACTTTTACAATCTATTTAATATGTATAATAAAAAAATTCTCATCAACTTTAGGCACTTTGAAGCCAAACAAGCATATTGTTGAACAACCTCATTACATATTTTCTCCCACCAACTTTTTTTTCCCGGGATAGCTTGTGTGCATCTCGACTATTCCATCGGGTACCTGCTACTTCCCACCAATATAAGTACCAGGCAACTCTGCAACTAAGGCTTAGACAGATGAGAAGAATTCACCTAGTGTATCTTGCCTCCGCTAAGATTTGAACCTAAGACCTCATGATTCACCTAGTATTATCACCAAGAACTTTGTAAGCACTCCATAACTCCACTTACAATGCTCATAAGCTGGTGAAATATATCACAAGTCACAAATACTTGTTTTTTTCAGGATATGCTGAAGTTCAAAGTTGGCCAATATAATTGCAATATAAGATAGAAATTATGTACATAACATAAAAGTTCATTATCGCTCTCCTTATCCATGAATGTAACTAGAAAAGTTAGACCAAACTTTCAAAGGAAAGGAAGAAAATGCTTCAGCAGAATACTGAAAATCTTCATAGTCACTGACGCCAATCCAATGCTAAATATCAGATTCCTATCAAAGCAAGTCAAAGTATTTGATCATTCTAAAATAATCCTGGCAAAACTTGTCTATATTAGATACTGGTATCTGTACTAAAAGCAATTTGAGATTGCTTGTGTCGACGAGTGCAGGAAGTTGAGGGCATGTACAGTTGAAACAGATACTTGATTACTCTAAGGTTCATCTGTATCACTTCCTCCAAGTTGAGCGTCTTGACTTAATGAATAGCTGCTTCCATCTGGACCCAAGACCTTAAACCTACTTAACAGGATGAACCAAAAAGTAAATCAAGGCATTTGGATGATATTTGGTTGAAGTTAAAAAAAAACGTATttgaagttgaagttgaaaaGGAGTAATTGGATGTTGAATTTGTGTTCaaacatgaatttcacttaagaAAACAATTATCGTTTTGTGAGAAAAACCCGTTATTTCACTGGAAATACTCCTCAAACAAGTTTTCAATATTTGCAGATATTGATCGTCAAACCATTATCTGCAGATACTGAAGTGAAATATTGTGTATGACAAAAGGTTAAGATTGTGACATGATTAAACACCAAACTGAAATGCGAAAGAAACACGATGATACCTCTCAAGGATGAATTTCCCTTCCTTGTACTTTTGGCTTTTCTGCTCTGCAGCTTCCTGAAATTATTCAAGCGCTGTTGGTACAACAAATCGTGCTAGCTAGACATAAAAAGTGAAGAACTAATACAGAGTCGTGAAATAGTGAAAAGGAGACTCACATATTTCCACCCCACAATAGAGCCACATCCCACACAGAATATGTCAACAACAGTGTGCATTCCAGTCAGCATTGCCCGCTCTTCTTTCTCTCCAAGAGTAACATTCACACTGCGATGCCAATAAAGGAGCAGAACATAATGTACACTCTCGTAAGCGGAAAGCATAAACTATAGGATATAGTGGCTAGGCACATTTTCTGACATTCCGCAAAATAGCATCCAAGATATGTTAGTTTGGTTTTCTTGTTGAGACGGGATAAGACATTCCAGGAAGTCAAATACTTACCGCAAAATCCCAGCAGAGAGAAGAAATAATTAAAGTAATGGGGAAGTATTTACACCTATTTATAGAAAATCCATCTGAAATGGCAGGTTATATTGAACACTTACACTCGATCAAAGAGGTAAGCCTTCCCATGCTTGCATTGGAATGACTGGAAAAAACGGTGAAAAGCCGGTTAGGATACATATGCCTGTGCCGTTGTCACAAAATAGCTAATCCACACAGAAAACATAGTTGTATAAACCAGAAGTTTCCAAATAGTCAAGTCCGCTGAGGCTGAGTGATAACACTTTAATATGAAATAGCAGATATGCCTACTTaacataaagaaaaagaaaacgagGTTGGTATGTCTAATGAAGCAGTTTCAGTCTCACTGGACACATATACTGAAGCAAAGGTCATATATCATCCAACAGGTGCAGTGTATGATAGATTAAGAACATATTTACCGATTGCTCCTATATTTAAGCCAGAAGTTAAACCATTCAAAGTTGTACGTCCAAACTCAAGAGGAAAACACTAAATAAGAAACACTTGCGATGAAAGTCCATTATGTCCAGTCCCAATTTGACACCACAACACAGACTTCATGTGCACCACCCAACTTTCTATTACATAGTTTTCATCTTCCTTGATGCTTGTTCTACGTAAAACAAAATCCTGCTGAACATCATTTTTTCTATCTATCAATTCAAAGTGAAAGAAAGGTATCTACAAATAGCATGCACATTAGGAGTTTTTGGAATTCAAAAGTAAATAATCCCTCCAACCATCTAATATGGTTGTGCAGAGTTTGACTGGATATAGAATTTAAGATGTTAATTGGACTTTGCATTACATTGATAGTAGAAAAAGGTATCACCTTGGTAGAGAAAACGTCACCCAAACTTTAATATTTGAATAGGTGAATGAATTTGAATCTTGAAAATTGTGAAAGTTGGAACTTATCTACATCAATTGCGACAGTTGTGTAGAATAATATTATTCGTAGAGTGGTTTAAAATATGTTGGACGTACCAAAATAGAAAAAGTGCTATGTAAATTTGGACAGTAGGGATAACCTGGCTACTAGGATAAGTTAAGATAATTAAGGCCCACACTAAGCAGAGATAAAAGGATTTGGtaaaaacacataataaaagtAAAGAAGGCACAATTGTACACAATTTCAAACACCGAACAAATAATGGAGAAACCAGAAAGATGGATGATCAATTCTCCACGAAACTGACAACCATACACGCCTGTTACAAGAAGAGGCTGATTTAGAGGACAATTTTATGAACCACCTGAAAACTCAAGGCACTAGGATAAGGAGTAGCTTAGAACCCCTCCAAAACTCAAGGCACTAGGATGCCACAACCACGGGAGTAATTAGATACAGCAGACAAGTGGACCATAGAAGTATTTATGCACTCCCCAAAAAATTGAATGCTACTTAGAGGACAGGGATGAGTGCAGCGATTATCACTGTTCCTCCCACCCTAGAGACCTAAAGATCTTGATCGCAGCAGTTCCACACCCTCAGCCACCATATAATCCACTGATTAAAAGAATAGGCACGGCCATGGGCACCTGCTGGCCTTCAACCTGGACCATGTTCAGCCAACATTTTTCCCCAGTCCACACCTTGTGCCCTGTGTAGAtacaatttctttttcttttttcattttgagAGTTCCAGGTGGAAAAGATATACCGAGTTAGAGAATTAAATTCGTTCTCCGTTTGCAATCATGTACCAAGTTTCATGCAGCTCATTAGGCAGTATGGAACTTGCAGTACAGATTAAACACCGTTATTCCCTTCTAGCACAAAAGTAACGAGTTGACCGTCACACATTAACCAACCCAAAGTTATAAAAAGGAAGAACTCAGCCTATGCAGAACGTATAGTTAGTCCTAAAACAGGATAAAGAGGAAAATTCCTTCTAGCGGAAAAGTAACAACTTGACATTGCAAATAAACCAACCAAAAGTTGTAAAAAGGAAAAACCTCTGCCTATGTACAAACTATAGTCTATTTCAAAAGCGGATAAAAGAGGAGGATTACAGTAGTTTGACGATCTGGTTAAATCAGTGAAACATTAATCAATAAGATGATCATCTGGATTACATATGATCAACGTTGTCGACCCCAACTAGTTTGGTACTTAGACCTAACAATAAAAAGGAAGGATATAAATGTTATAATCATTTTCCTTCAAGCCTAAGATAAATGTCAATTGTATAAAGAACAcaaaaacaaacaagaaaaaacTAATACATTCAAAACAAAACCCATCAAAACGAACTCATCAAAGAACTAAGCCTGGTATATAAATGGAGAAGCGTACTGGAGCGGACTCATTATCCCCGAGTTTTGAAGGGCACAGTTGGTCCTAAGGGTTAGCCCCAGATGGATTTCTAAGCCAATGAAAAGAAACTAATAAATCCAAAACAAGACCCACAATGTAAGAATCAAATAAGGATTCCACAAAGAACTAAGCCCGTTAGCAGTTGATCCTAAGGGTTGGATACTACAGAATCACAAGCCTACAAGTGTAAAGTAGTACAACACAAACAACACAAGCCAATCATGGACTATGTAGATAAATAGATAAAAAGGATATATACCCTAGAAATAAGGTGATCAAGAAGAGCAAAATGGGTGTGACAGTGCTTGCATCTATAGATGTTTCCTTCAAGACTGATCACAAAAAGTCTACCCATCTTCTTCAAACTATACCCCTTGAAAAAACACATAAAAAAAGGAGAGATAGTTTTATCAGCAAAATCAAGAAAAGCTCAGATTGAAAAAACAAAACAAGAATCAAGGAACAATCGATCGTGACCCACTATAATACAATGTACAAAAACAGAAAAAGATTAACACCAGATGACAATTGATGTTACCTTTTTGCAGCAGAGTTTTGGAAGTAGAAAACAAGTAAGCCACCCAGAACGGTTGAGCCTTGTGTTATTTTTACCTATTTATACCTGTGGAGGGACTGCATAGAAAATTATACTAAGCCCACTGTCCAATAGGAATTTaactccttttttttcttttttgctttttctttataATTTGCATGATGAGAAAACGACGAAAATGGTCCACCTATTTCCCTAATTACCATTTTTGAACGATTTTTATCCGTTCCTTAACTCCAACTGCGTCTTTAATTTGCAATGGCTGATAAATAACCCCCATATTTCAACTTCACTGTCAAAAGAACTAagcgggcgtttggacataataattgtaaaatttcggaaaaagtaaaatattttttcaagttgaaaatgttatttaaaaattagagttgtgtttggatataaATACAATTTggaactatttttgaatttttgcgagtgttttcaagtgaaaattttggaaaacaacgttttggagtttttcaaatttcgaaaaattctaaaattcaacCTCTaagtgaaatttaaaattttcatggtcaaacactgattttggaaacaaaataaaataaaattcgaAAAAAGGAATTTTTTATGCAAACGGGCCCTTAAGTCACACTAGAAATGGAAATCTATTTTACTTTCATTACCAACTGAATTTTACTTTGCatcgacatatgatgtgtttTCTTCCATTAGTATATCAAAAAGTTTGAAAATGTTAATGGTCAATGACTGGATATTAAGATTGGAGAATGAAAATGTCAATTGTTCATTGTTGTGGGAGGATATTGATTTTAAGGTAAAGTTGGGAGATAGAAAATGATTTTcatccaaaaaataataaaaataaacaagaTCATGCTCAGAGTTGATTGTGTTGTTACAAATTACATAGTCAAAGATATGGATCAGTTATTACGATTACGGATAATCCCTTTTTATTTGGTATGCTGATCCGCATAATCACCAGCGGATCTActattaatttatttttgttataaatagtattttatatGGTGGATGTCTATACTTTCGAGAGATTTTAGgatttgttacttggtggctaagtcactttttttctataaatagaggggttccattccattgtaattcatctcaaatcaataagaattttcTATCTCTACTTTTCACgcaatactcttcttcttttattgttttataacacggTATCAACACGAAACTCTAACCAATTAATTAGAGGCATTTTCGTTGATCACCAGGCTTTGGGATACGGGCATGGTGCTCAACTTGTACATAATATTGAGCATCATGATTGTCAATTGTTCCATGAACTTCCTTGAGGAATAAATTATGGATTAAAGAtaagtattttaccttatttttctcttttaaattcttgaaattctataatttgattttaaatacaagcaaagacaataaattttgattataactctaatggagtttgtaagaaattataaccaccCAAAGTGGTAAAATTTTTATGTCTTGCCATtatcaaattcatgtatgattgtgagcacaagaagtggaaacccgtcccattgaatttgcttcattctcgtCCCTAAAGAGAATGTGGTAGGAGTATGtgataagtctgaaagaagacaaaattattacCGTGAAGGTATCAATGGATGTGGATGTGGACGTGGCAATAGATGAAATTATAATTGTCATTATTAtggtaatgagaacaataaggattctcaaaataatcctccactctgtgaaagtaatgtttgtcgttgatttgacatgagattttgtaaagaacatatagatgattatggtccattcatgGTGTAAATGTGAaaacatgtgatttatgaatacacattcattcttgaaagaatATAATCGTGCTAGTGGTAGCGAATATACCCCTACTCTCCTCTAGAAGGAGGTTTGagaggaaaaaagaaaataacGTCATTATTATGACATGAATGATCATTGGTCGCGTACCTATTGTACGCCAAATTTTTttggcaatgtgattattaaaggACAACAGTAATGCAATAAGTAGATCTTGCAtataattttgaccatgaccataatggtataactttctctttgAGAAAGAAATTCACCATATAGATGTTGATGAATATAtgatagtacaaaattaattgagagctctagaagagccaatTATTACTATTTTGGAGGAATACAATTGATTATCAATAAGGCATTGTGTTATAGTaagtctgtcacgacccaaatttccctccgtaggatgtcgtgatggcacctagtctctatgactaggtaagcctaacatttgtacGGAATAATAGAATATAAGCTGAACTCAAacctcaacatatgaaatataaatagaatccgcgattcaaataattacaactcccaaaactaggtagaaataagtcacaagattctaagagaaaatactaagtgtctctatacattagagtctaaatacaataatgaaaaatgacataataaggatagagggggactctgaggtttgcggacgctggcatatgtaccttgaaatctccacgtACAGGCTATCTCACTAGTgtctggcctggtaggaagaactggatttgcacaaaaagatatgcagaagagtagcatgagtacaccacaacagtacctagtaagtgccaagcctaacttcggtagagtagtgacgaggttaggtcggggccctactagaataaaaaggaaacaaggtaaaagatataataatataatgaaacgaCTAAGAATTTAACAATGAGGAATtacagaaaggtaacaacacagtaaatagaggtaaacaagaggggcactcctgaggtatcTCCtggtagtcccaaatgtaaatacacaacaggggagctcccgagttaccgcttcgtagtcccaaaagtaaatatgtatcggggagctcccgaggtaccgcctctgtcacgacccgaaatttccaccttcggaccgtgatgacgcctaacatttcacttgctaagcaagccaacgttagaatagtattaaccaatttttaaacaatctttacattattaaaaatcaaggaaccaaaagcgaaagaaaagtttgaaataaagtgaaataatccataaaaacaacggtgtctaaataccatcccagaattgatgtcacaagtgcacgagcttctagaataatacaaataaaggtctgaataaaataaagttatctggaaataaacgaacagctaaagtaaaatagacggggacttcagaactgcggacaccatgcagttatacctcaagtctcctctaaatagctgaaatccgaggaagtctatggcacgccgctggaaccaactccgaaatctgcacaagaagtgcaaagtgtagtatcagtacaaccgaccccgtatACTGGTAAGtgatgagcctaacctcgacgaagtagtgacaaggctaacgtgggtcacttacattacctgtacgcaatattagtaacaacaacaataatagaaataaatcaagtaattcatttataataattgaagccaactcaacagtcataaccaattatcatttccatcaa of Nicotiana tomentosiformis chromosome 7, ASM39032v3, whole genome shotgun sequence contains these proteins:
- the LOC104086097 gene encoding protein yippee-like, which produces MGRLFVISLEGNIYRCKHCHTHFALLDHLISRSFQCKHGKAYLFDRVVNVTLGEKEERAMLTGMHTVVDIFCVGCGSIVGWKYEAAEQKSQKYKEGKFILERFKVLGPDGSSYSLSQDAQLGGSDTDEP